A portion of the Vicinamibacterales bacterium genome contains these proteins:
- a CDS encoding PadR family transcriptional regulator, which produces MTKAGRYQNRIELLQGTLDFLILQTLQWGRQHGYGISQAIRINSGDVLGVETGSLYPALHRLERRGWIAAEWRVSDNNQRVRTYGLTVAGKKQLATERSRWTQLTEAVAGIMDPTRRASEA; this is translated from the coding sequence ATGACCAAGGCCGGTCGCTACCAGAACCGCATCGAGCTGCTCCAGGGCACGCTCGACTTCCTCATCCTCCAGACGCTCCAGTGGGGACGTCAACATGGCTATGGCATCAGCCAGGCCATCCGGATCAACTCCGGTGACGTCCTGGGCGTGGAGACCGGCTCGCTGTACCCGGCTCTGCACCGGCTCGAGCGCCGCGGCTGGATTGCCGCGGAGTGGCGAGTCTCCGACAACAACCAGCGCGTCAGGACCTACGGCCTGACCGTGGCCGGCAAGAAGCAGTTGGCGACCGAGCGATCCCGCTGGACGCAACTCACCGAGGCCGTCGCCGGCATCATGGACCCGACCAGGCGAGCGAGCGAAGCATGA
- a CDS encoding ABC transporter ATP-binding protein — protein sequence MTSAPSPLLAVDRLTTVFDVDGRPLRAVDDVSFEVRKGETLGLVGESGSGKSVTALSILRLVQPPGRIASGKIVFEGRNLMDLAEREMRTVRGARIALIFQEPMTALNPVFTIGDQIAEAMLVHGRATRAGARRRAVELLEAVRVPDPERRVRDYPHQLSGGMRQRVLIAMALSCRPSLVIADEPTTALDVTIQAQILDLLREMRAAFDLSLLLITHDLGVIAGMADRVAVMYAGRLVEQGPVRTIFRSPAHPYTRALLASIPRPTTGQRLTAIEGTVPPLDRLPPGCAFAPRCADRIPACEEAPPVSSDIGPDHAVRCIRRSGATYYAP from the coding sequence ATGACCTCAGCGCCATCGCCGCTGCTCGCCGTCGATCGCCTCACCACCGTCTTCGATGTGGACGGCCGCCCGCTTCGCGCCGTGGACGACGTGAGCTTCGAAGTGCGCAAGGGCGAGACGCTCGGTCTGGTCGGGGAGTCGGGCAGCGGGAAGTCGGTCACGGCCCTCTCGATTCTCCGGCTCGTCCAGCCTCCGGGCCGGATCGCGTCGGGGAAGATCGTCTTCGAGGGCCGCAACCTGATGGACCTGGCCGAACGCGAGATGCGCACGGTGCGGGGGGCGCGCATCGCCCTGATCTTCCAGGAACCAATGACGGCGCTGAACCCGGTCTTCACCATCGGCGATCAGATCGCCGAGGCCATGCTCGTGCACGGGCGTGCAACCCGGGCCGGGGCCAGGCGACGCGCCGTCGAGCTGCTCGAGGCCGTGCGCGTGCCGGATCCGGAGCGAAGGGTGCGCGACTATCCGCATCAACTGTCAGGGGGCATGCGCCAGCGCGTCCTGATTGCCATGGCGCTCTCCTGCCGGCCGTCGCTCGTGATTGCCGACGAGCCGACGACCGCGCTGGACGTGACCATCCAGGCGCAAATCCTCGATTTGCTCCGCGAGATGCGCGCCGCATTCGACCTGTCGCTCCTGCTCATCACCCACGATCTCGGCGTCATCGCCGGCATGGCCGACCGCGTGGCCGTCATGTATGCGGGGCGCCTCGTGGAACAGGGCCCGGTCAGGACGATATTTCGGTCGCCCGCGCACCCGTACACAAGGGCGTTGCTCGCGTCGATCCCGCGCCCGACGACCGGTCAGCGACTGACCGCCATCGAGGGAACCGTGCCGCCGCTCGATCGGTTGCCTCCCGGATGCGCGTTTGCGCCGCGGTGCGCCGATCGAATCCCAGCCTGCGAGGAGGCGCCTCCGGTGTCGAGCGACATCGGCCCCGACCACGCGGTTCGCTGTATCAGGCGCAGTGGCGCAACGTATTACGCCCCGTGA
- a CDS encoding ATP-binding cassette domain-containing protein has translation MPLLDVRDLVKEFSRSRGLWSRAGIVRAVDRVSFTVEAGETFGLVGESGSGKTTTGRCVLRLIEPTSGAVRFQDRDVLALSRRDLRRTRREMQIVFQDPYSSLNPRMRVRSIVEEPLIIHKLGTRAERRERVAELFHLVGLDPSHLDRYPHEFSGGQRQRIGLARALALNPSLVVADEPVSALDVSVQAQVINLLMDLQARLHLTYLFIAHDLRLVEHICNRVAVMYRGRILEMGETAALFRDPAHPYTRALLSAIPVPDPDVRPARIEWDPSGVDLQAPLREVGPGHAAAI, from the coding sequence ATGCCCTTGCTCGATGTTCGTGACCTCGTGAAGGAGTTCAGCCGCAGCCGCGGGCTGTGGAGTCGGGCGGGCATCGTCCGGGCCGTCGATCGTGTGAGCTTCACCGTCGAGGCCGGCGAGACGTTCGGGCTGGTGGGCGAATCGGGCAGCGGCAAGACGACGACCGGACGCTGTGTCCTTCGGTTGATCGAGCCGACGTCTGGCGCCGTGCGGTTCCAGGACCGGGACGTGCTCGCACTCTCCCGTAGAGACCTGCGGCGGACGCGCCGCGAGATGCAGATCGTCTTTCAGGATCCCTACTCGTCGCTCAACCCGCGGATGCGGGTCCGGTCGATCGTCGAGGAACCGCTGATCATCCACAAGCTGGGCACGCGCGCGGAACGGCGCGAGCGGGTGGCCGAGTTGTTCCACCTCGTGGGCCTCGACCCGTCGCACCTCGATCGCTACCCGCACGAATTCAGCGGCGGCCAGCGTCAGCGCATCGGGCTCGCCCGCGCCCTCGCGCTCAATCCCTCTCTCGTCGTCGCGGACGAACCAGTCTCCGCACTCGACGTGTCGGTGCAGGCGCAGGTCATCAACCTGCTCATGGATCTCCAGGCGCGGCTGCACCTCACCTACTTGTTCATCGCCCACGACCTCCGGCTCGTCGAGCACATCTGCAACCGGGTCGCGGTGATGTACCGGGGACGAATCCTGGAAATGGGTGAGACCGCCGCGCTGTTCCGCGATCCGGCGCATCCCTACACGCGGGCGTTGCTGTCGGCGATTCCGGTGCCGGATCCGGACGTGCGGCCGGCCCGGATTGAGTGGGATCCCTCAGGGGTGGATCTGCAGGCACCGCTCAGAGAAGTGGGGCCGGGACATGCGGCGGCGATCTGA